The following proteins are encoded in a genomic region of Channa argus isolate prfri chromosome 3, Channa argus male v1.0, whole genome shotgun sequence:
- the spred2a gene encoding sprouty-related, EVH1 domain-containing protein 2, producing the protein MNEDTRPDDDSYIVRVKAVVMTRDDSSGGWLAQDGCLSRVGVCRLLPAQLLGRNTFLIHGERLKDKQVILECFLKKDLVYTKATPTFHHWKVDNKKCGLTFQSPADARAFDRGVRKALEALTEGSTTSSSTLQNEAELGDDDVFTTATDSSSNSSQRVHTLAPSSFCEPRRHHCILGHFYDQHQPSDHCFLDQAVHMFPRHVSFQLEEEEIVRINPRERTWLTGYEDYRHANSTREKLTQPENPDAYVHFTKSESPKHDYTYPYPLSCDAQRGCDGKAGCVEVGGGHRAVVTVQPRALRPKGKRRKENGERSRCVYCQDMFSNEDNRRGRCQEAPDPIQTCIRRVSFMWCADSLLYHCMSDPEGDFSDPCSCDTSDERFCLRWTALVGLSLLAPCMCCYAPLRACYRCGVACHCCGGKHKAVG; encoded by the exons ATGAACGAGGACACGCGCCCAGACGA tGACAGCTACATTGTGCGAGTCAAAGCGGTGGTGATGACCAGAGATGATTCGAGCGGTGGCTGGTTGGCACAGGACGGCTGCCTGAGCAGAGTGGGTGTGTGCAGGCTGCTGCCGGCCCAACTGCTGGGGCGCAACACTTTTCTGATTCACGGAGAGCGGCTCAAAGACAAACAG gTGATTCTGGAGTGTTTCTTAAAGAAGGATCTGGTTTATACCAAGGCCACGCCAACGTTCCACCACTGGAAGGTGGACAACAAAAAGTGTGGTTTGACCTTCCAGAGTCCGGCTGATGCCCGAGCTTTTGACCGCGGGGTGAGGAAAGCTCTCGAGGCCCTGACAGAAG GTTCGACCACATCTTCGTCAACGCTGCAGAATGAAGCAGAGCTTGGAGACGATGACGTCTTCACG ACCGCCACCGACAGCTCGTCAAACTCATCTCAGAGGGTGCACACGCTGGCCCCATCTAGCTTCTGTGAGCCCCGTCGGCACCACTGCATCCTGGGACATTTCTACGACCAGCACCAACCCTCTGACCACTGCTTTCTGGACCAG GCAGTGCACATGTTTCCTCGTCACGTCAGTTTCcagttggaggaggaggagattgTTCGCATCAACCCCCGGGAACGAACCTGGCTCACGGGCTACGAGGACTATCGCCACGCCAACTCCACACGGGAAAAACTCACGCAGCCCGAGAACCCCGACGCCTATGTGCACTTCACCAAGAGTGAGTCCCCCAAACACGACTACACGTACCCGTACCCGCTGAGCTGCGACGCGCAGAGAGGCTGCGACGGGAAAGCAGGGTGTGTGGAGGTCGGTGGGGGCCACAGGGCGGTGGTGACGGTGCAGCCACGAGCTCTGCGGCCTAAAGGCAAACGACGGAAGGAGAACGGAGAGCGTTCACGCTGCGTGTATTGTCAGGACATGTTTAGCAATGAGGACAACAGGCGCGGACGCTGCCAGGAAGCCCCAGACCCCATCCAGACCTGCATCAGGCGGGTCAGCTTCATGTGGTGCGCGGACAGCCTGTTGTATCACTGTATGTCAGACCCGGAGGGGGACTTCTCTGACCCCTGCTCCTGTGATACCAGCGATGAGCGCTTCTGCCTGCGCTGGACGGCGCTGGTGGGGCTGTCGCTGCTCGCCCCCTGCATGTGCTGCTACGCCCCCCTCAGGGCCTGCTATCGCTGCGGCGTGGCCTGCCACTGCTGCGGCGGGAAACACAAAGCTGTGGGCTAA